Within the bacterium genome, the region AGCGGGAACTTGGCATCATTTTGAATGGCGCAACGGGCGGCATCTGCTCCATCCAGCATCTGCGTAATTCCCTGGCTCCGATCCGTGCCGAAGGCGGGGTTGCCGTCGGCAATGACAAAATTATGCCGAAACTGCTTCTGGTCGGCCGCAACGCGGAGCGTCTGGCGCAAGTCGCGGCGGAAAATGGCGGCCTCGAATGGTCAACGGATCTGGATGCCGCGTTGAAAAACCCCGGCTATCCTGTCTTCTTCGATGCGGCGGTCACCCACCTGCGGCCGGACCTGCTGAAGCGGGCAATTGCTGCCGGCAAGCATATCTATACAGAAAAACCAGTTGCCCCCTCGGTGGAGGACGGACTGGGCCTGCTGCGCGCTGTCGAGGCCAAGGGCCTGAAGCACGGTGCGGTCGAGGACAAGCTGTTTCTGCCGGGATTCCGAAAACTCCACCAGCTTGTGGATAGCGGTTTCTTCGGCCGCATCATCGGGTTCCACATTGAATTTGGCTGGTGGGTCTTCGATGGCATCAAGGCCAAGTCGCAACGGCCAAGCTGGAACTATCAAAAGACCCGTGGCGGCGGGCTGATCTTGGACATGTACCCGCATTGGCGCTACGTCATCGAGGGCATCCTGGGGCCGATAAAGCGGGTTGCCGCCATGTCGTGGACCGGGCAGACCGAACGCGCCGATGAGGCCGGTGAGCGCTTTGACGTAGATGTCGAGGACAATACTCACACGCTGCTTGAGATGGAGAATGGTGCGCGTGGAACGATCCTCAGCTCCTGGTCAACAAGGGTGCGGCGCGATGACCTCGTCACCTTCCAAATTGACGGGATCGGTGGCTCGGCCGTTTCGGGCCTCCGCCGGTGCTGGGCACAGGC harbors:
- a CDS encoding Gfo/Idh/MocA family oxidoreductase; translation: MAKRELGIILNGATGGICSIQHLRNSLAPIRAEGGVAVGNDKIMPKLLLVGRNAERLAQVAAENGGLEWSTDLDAALKNPGYPVFFDAAVTHLRPDLLKRAIAAGKHIYTEKPVAPSVEDGLGLLRAVEAKGLKHGAVEDKLFLPGFRKLHQLVDSGFFGRIIGFHIEFGWWVFDGIKAKSQRPSWNYQKTRGGGLILDMYPHWRYVIEGILGPIKRVAAMSWTGQTERADEAGERFDVDVEDNTHTLLEMENGARGTILSSWSTRVRRDDLVTFQIDGIGGSAVSGLRRCWAQAASDTPTVRGFAMGRDADTMDVAVDYHEPWQEVPDVAPYKNPYRFGWEGFIRHVVADEPFRADLAAGIRDVQLAEACLRSSAEG